The genomic window TGCCCATGCCGGCCTCCGCCGCCCGGTGCATGGCGTCGGCGAAGGGCGCCATCGCATCGTCGGTGAAGGCGGGCCCCACCAGCATCACACCCGCAGGCAGATGGCCGCTGGCGTCAAAGCCGGCGGGTATGGCAATCGCCGCGCAGTCGAGCAAGTTGGCAAAGTTGGTATAACGGCCGAAATGGCTGTTCTTGACGATCGGGTCCGCCATCATTTCATCGACCGTATAGGTGGTCGGCGAGGTCGGCAACATAAGGATATCAGCCTTTTCCCATTCCTTCCGGGTCTTTTGACGCAATGCTTCGAGCTTGTATCTGCCTTCGAAAGCGTCGACTGCGTCATAGGCTTTTGCTCCCTCGATGATGGTGCGAACCGTCGGGTCGAAGTTGGCGGCATTGGTGGCAAGAAAATCCTTCACCGCCGCCAGCCGTTCGGCGACCCAGGGGCCGTTGTAGAGGAGTTCGGCTGCCTGACGGAACGGTGCGTAGTCGAAGGCAACGATGGTGGCGCCGAGTGCGCGCGCTCTTTCGATCGCGGCGTCATAGAGAGCTTCGACCTGCCTGTTGCCGAAGAATTCCCGCTCGGCTTCGTCGAGCACACCGATGCGCAGACCGGAGACGGGCAGGCTGGCGGCAACCGCCTTGCGCGAGAACGGATCGGCGGCATCGTAGCCGTCCATCACCTTGCGGATCGCGACGCCGTCGCCGACCGTTGGGGCAAAGACGGTGACGACATCGACGCTGCGGCAGGCAGGCACCACCCCGACATTCGGCACCAGTCCCGGTGTCGGTTTGATGCCGACGAGATTGTTGAAAGCCGCCGGCACGCGACCGGAGCCGGCCGTGTCCGTGCCGAGCGCGAAGCTTGCCAAGCCCGAGGCAACGGCAACTGCCGAGCCGGAGCTCGATCCGCCCGACACATAGTTCTTGTCGAAGACCGAGCGCGGCGCGCCATAGGGCGAGCGCGTGCCGTTGAGGCCGGTCGCAAACTGGTCGAGATTGGTCTTGCCGATGACGATTGCGCCTGCGGCCCGCAGCCTCGCAACGACGGTTGCGTCCTTCTCCGGCTGGTAGGAAAAAGCAGGGCAGGCAGCTGTCGTCGGCAGGCCCGCCACGTCGATATTGTCCTTTACCGCGAAGGGAATGCCCCAGAGCGGCAGGCTGTTCGGCTCGGGTGCGCGTTCCATCAGGGCGCGCGCTTCGGCCCGCAATGTGTCGTCGGCCGTCGGCGTGATGAAAATCGCGGGATCCTCCGAGGCGGCGCGACGGGCAATAACGGTCTCGATAACGTCGAGCGGGCTTTTGCCGGCCTCATAGGCTGCGCGAAGGCTGGTCAGATCAAGAATGGTCGGCAGCATGGGTCAGCACTCCTCCAGAACAACAATGATATCGCCCGCTTTGACGTTTCGTCCGGGGCCGGCGCGCAGGTCGCGGACACGGCCAGGCGCATGTGCGGTAACGTTGATTTCCATTTTCATGGATTCGATGATGGCAAGCGTATCACCGGCCGCAACCGGTGCGCCCGGTTCGACCAGCAGTTTCCAGATATTGCCGGGCACGGCGCTGGCAACGCCGAAGCAGCCTTCAGGAATGTCCCCATCCGGGCTTTCGCCGGAGCCTTCGTCGGTGACAAAGCTGTCCAGGCCCGCCTCCTTCCAGCGCTGGCGCTCGGCATCGAAGGCGGCCTGCTGGCGTGCCTTGAAGCTTCCGATCGAGGCGGCATTGGCCTGCAATTCCTTCTCATAGGCGGCGTAGGAGAATTCCGCCTCTTCGATCCGGAGGGGATAGCCGCCATGCGGGAAGGCGCTGCGGGCTTCCGCCAATTCCTGATGGTCAACCGGGAAAAAACGGATCTGATCGAAAAAGTCCAGCAGCCACGGCTTGCCCCTGGCAAAGACCGGTGTCTGCCGCCAGGTGTTCCAGACCTGGATGGTGCGCCCGAAGAGCTGGTAGCCGCCGGGACCCTCCATGCCGTAGATGCACATATAGGCTCCGC from Rhizobium sp. Pop5 includes these protein-coding regions:
- the atzF gene encoding allophanate hydrolase, producing MLPTILDLTSLRAAYEAGKSPLDVIETVIARRAASEDPAIFITPTADDTLRAEARALMERAPEPNSLPLWGIPFAVKDNIDVAGLPTTAACPAFSYQPEKDATVVARLRAAGAIVIGKTNLDQFATGLNGTRSPYGAPRSVFDKNYVSGGSSSGSAVAVASGLASFALGTDTAGSGRVPAAFNNLVGIKPTPGLVPNVGVVPACRSVDVVTVFAPTVGDGVAIRKVMDGYDAADPFSRKAVAASLPVSGLRIGVLDEAEREFFGNRQVEALYDAAIERARALGATIVAFDYAPFRQAAELLYNGPWVAERLAAVKDFLATNAANFDPTVRTIIEGAKAYDAVDAFEGRYKLEALRQKTRKEWEKADILMLPTSPTTYTVDEMMADPIVKNSHFGRYTNFANLLDCAAIAIPAGFDASGHLPAGVMLVGPAFTDDAMAPFADAMHRAAEAGMGKDRKAALPEASRVMPPADDFVPIVVVGAHLTDMPLNHELTRAGGYKLKAARTDGSYRLFALNGTIPPKPGLVRAPDFSGNGVEVEVWALPPAAFARFVQNIPAPLGVGKITLNDGTCITGFLCEGHAVAGGREITEFGGWRNYIRATSPAA